The sequence below is a genomic window from Actinokineospora baliensis.
GATGCTCCTCGAGTTCGACGTCCTGGTCGACGCGGCGCAAGGCGAACTGCTGCGCGATCTGGCCCCGGCCGAGCGGGCGCAACTCAACTCACTGCTGCGCAGACTGGTGGAACGACCCGCCACCGCGCCCACCCGCACCGGCGCCGCGCCGCGAAAATCGACCCGGACCTGAGGGGGCGGCACCTGGCGCTCTGGCACGCCACGACGCTGCTGCGGGAGCACCGGGGGAGCAGTTGGTCATGACCAAGCGCGGCTGGACCGAGCACGACTGGGCACGGTGGCAGGACCGCCTGCGCGAACAGGGTTTGCTCGACGCCGCAGGCGCGCTTACCCCGGCTGGCACCGAGTTGCGCGTCGAAGTCGAGAGGGACCCGCGGCTGGGCTTTAAGCCGCACCCGGTAGTCGGTGAGTCTACGCGCGACGAACCATTGCTAGAGCAGCCGCCGCATCCGGGTGCGGATTCTGAGCGCTGGGGCGTGCGTGGGGCGCGCCCCAGCGCTCAGGTTCGACCGCGACAGTGTCGACATCGTCT
It includes:
- a CDS encoding helix-turn-helix domain-containing protein, producing MARHDAAAGAPGEQLVMTKRGWTEHDWARWQDRLREQGLLDAAGALTPAGTELRVEVERDPRLGFKPHPVVGESTRDEPLLEQPPHPGADSERWGVRGARPSAQVRPRQCRHRLSDKRCRPSG